A section of the Oryzias latipes chromosome 10, ASM223467v1 genome encodes:
- the srpx2 gene encoding sushi repeat-containing protein SRPX2 translates to MLLNRAVLLFILMSLLVPVGADTEYDSYNQSAEDESPQLDYTYPYWCHSVSLTNGEVTCHSPRGGGYRGTLGSRCKMTCDRGYRLIGRSSIQCLATRRWSGTAYCRKIRCHVLPLIPHGRYTCSQGFYVDSRCDFTCRLGYRIEGEHSRTCLPSGAWSGVQPVCSDTDPPKIKCPPSRLKVADPGKLTARVTWDPPTATDTADKSLNIVLVGQNPDTDFQEGAHVIRYKVYDQARNRAACKFIVRVEVRRCPDLPSPLHGYLSCTSVKNNYGATCEYHCDGGYERKGVSSRVCQFNRSWSGGAAECTPMELKSDVNTSSALLDQFYEKRRLLIVSAPNISDPDYQLQNLMIQKSDCGLDLRHVTVIELLGSPPQGTGRIKENLLQSDVIEGLRQAFRISRTYFSMVLLDERGLDRERFITPVSQEELFSYIDSFLLDEEERERLDLHRDFCD, encoded by the exons ttccAGTTGGAGCAGACACAGAGTACGACAGCTACAACCAGTCGGCAGAAGATGAATCTCCACAGCTCGACTACACAT ACCCTTACTGGTGTCATTCCGTGAGCCTGACCAACGGCGAGGTGACCTGCCATTCTCCTAGAGGTGGGGGCTACCGGGGCACCCTGGGGAGCCGCTGTAAAATGACCTGCGATCGAGGGTACAGGCTGATAGGAAGAAGCTCGATCCAGTGCTTGGCCACCCGCCGCTGGTCTGGGACCGCCTACTGTCGCA AGATCCGCTGCCATGTGCTGCCCCTCATTCCTCACGGTAGATACACCTGCAGTCAAGGCTTCTACGTGGACTCCAGGTGTGACTTCACCTGCAGGTTAGGCTACCGCATTGAGGGGGAGCACTCCCGCACCTGCCTTCCCTCAGGAGCATGGAGTGGGGTGCAGCCGGTGTGTTCAG atacagaccCTCCAAAGATTAAGTGTCCTCCATCCAGGCTCAAGGTCGCCGACCCTGGAAAGCTCACCGCCAGAGTGACCTGGGACCCCCCCACTGCCACAGACACAGCCGACAAATCCCTCAA cataGTATTGGTGGGCCAAAATCCAGACACTGATTTCCAAGAAGGAGCTCATGTTATCAGATACAAAGTGTACGATCAAGCCAGGAACAGAGCTGCCTGCAAGTTTATCGTACGTGTCGAGG TGAGGAGGTGTCCAGACCTACCCTCACCTCTGCACGGTTACTTGAGCTGCACCTCTGTGAAGAATAACTATGGTGCAACCTGTGAATACCACTGTGACGGAGGATACGAGCGCAAGGGGGTGTCCTCCCGTGTCTGCCAGTTCAATCGCAGCTGGAGCGGGGGTGCTGCTGAGTGCACCC CCATGGAGTTGAAGTCGGATGTAAATACAAGTTCTGCGCTCCTGGATCAGTTCTATGAAAAGAGGCGACTGCTGATTGTATCTGCACCCAACATTTCTGATCCCGACTACCAGCTGCAGAACCTCATGATTCAA AAATCTGATTGTGGGTTAGACCTGCGACATGTAACAGTCATCGAGCTCCTGGGTTCTCCGCCTCAGGGGACGGGCCGCATCAAAGAGAATCTGCTTCAGTCTGATGTCATCGAGGGTCTGAG GCAAGCCTTCAGAATCTCCAGAACCTACTTCAGCATGGTGCTGCTGGATGAGCGGGGGCTGGACCGTGAACGCTTCATTACTCCCGTATCTCAGGAGGAGCTGTTCTCCTACATAGACAGCTTCCTGCTGGATGAGGAGGAACGCGAGAGGCTGGACCTCCACAGAGACTTCTGTGACTAA